A region from the Pseudomonas promysalinigenes genome encodes:
- a CDS encoding YybH family protein — translation MDQTAQVRKAAADLIAAFASNDSARYFACFSEDATFLFHTLPHPLLSRREYQALWAQWQAEGFAVLGCESSNVQVSLQGEVAIFMHDVATHISLAGEEHQLAERETIVFRRQGDHWLACHEHLSVVTAA, via the coding sequence GTGGACCAGACCGCTCAAGTACGCAAAGCCGCCGCCGACCTGATCGCAGCCTTCGCCAGCAACGACAGCGCACGCTATTTCGCCTGTTTCAGCGAAGACGCCACTTTCCTGTTCCACACCTTGCCCCACCCGCTGCTCTCGCGCCGTGAATACCAAGCTCTCTGGGCCCAATGGCAGGCCGAGGGTTTTGCCGTGCTCGGCTGTGAGTCGAGCAACGTGCAGGTGAGCCTGCAAGGGGAAGTAGCCATCTTCATGCATGACGTGGCTACGCATATCAGCCTTGCCGGCGAAGAACACCAACTGGCCGAACGCGAAACCATCGTGTTTCGCCGCCAGGGCGATCATTGGCTGGCGTGCCACGAGCACTTGTCGGTCGTGACTGCAGCCTGA
- a CDS encoding OsmC family protein, translated as MKEHTYQVTVDWVGNTGEGTSSYTSYQRNFTAQALSKPVLEGSADPAFRGDASRWNPEDMLVASLSACHKLWYLHLCAVNAVNVLEYVDNAQGRMVEGDAHRKGHFTEVVLRPQIVVSAESDVTLARQLHDTAHHECFLANSVNFPVRCEPAIHRQG; from the coding sequence ATGAAGGAACATACCTATCAGGTGACGGTGGATTGGGTGGGCAATACGGGTGAGGGCACATCCAGCTATACCTCCTATCAGCGCAATTTCACCGCCCAAGCCCTGAGCAAACCTGTGCTTGAGGGCTCTGCAGACCCGGCCTTTCGCGGTGATGCCAGCCGCTGGAACCCCGAGGACATGCTTGTCGCATCGCTTTCGGCCTGCCACAAGCTCTGGTACTTACACCTATGCGCAGTCAACGCGGTGAATGTGCTTGAGTATGTCGATAATGCTCAGGGGCGAATGGTTGAAGGCGATGCTCATCGTAAAGGGCATTTCACTGAAGTGGTCCTGCGTCCACAGATCGTGGTCAGCGCAGAGTCCGATGTAACCCTTGCAAGGCAGCTGCATGATACTGCCCATCATGAGTGTTTCCTGGCCAATTCGGTCAATTTTCCAGTGCGCTGCGAACCGGCTATCCACCGCCAGGGCTAA
- the ycaC gene encoding isochorismate family cysteine hydrolase YcaC → MAFQYKRLDKNDAAVLLVDHQTGLLSLVRDIDPDRFKNNVLALSDLAKYFKLPTILTTSFETGPNGPLVPELKEQFPDAPYIARPGNINAWDNEDFVKAVKATGRKQLLIAGVVTEVCVAFPALSALEEGFEVFVVTDASGTFNELTRDSAWRRMEAAGAQLMTWFGVACELHRDWRNDVEGLGTLFSNHIPDYRNLMTSYDKLAK, encoded by the coding sequence ATGGCGTTCCAATACAAGCGTCTGGACAAGAATGATGCCGCCGTTCTTTTGGTCGACCACCAAACGGGCCTGTTATCGCTGGTACGCGATATCGACCCCGACCGGTTCAAGAACAACGTGCTGGCGCTCTCTGACCTGGCCAAGTACTTCAAGCTGCCGACCATCCTGACCACCAGTTTCGAAACCGGCCCCAACGGCCCGCTGGTTCCGGAACTCAAGGAGCAGTTCCCTGACGCCCCCTATATCGCCCGCCCTGGCAATATCAACGCCTGGGACAACGAAGACTTCGTCAAGGCGGTAAAGGCCACTGGCAGGAAACAGCTGCTGATCGCCGGGGTAGTCACCGAAGTCTGCGTAGCCTTTCCGGCATTGTCAGCCTTGGAGGAGGGCTTTGAGGTATTCGTGGTGACCGACGCTTCTGGTACTTTCAACGAGTTGACCCGCGACTCGGCCTGGCGGCGCATGGAGGCAGCCGGTGCTCAGCTGATGACCTGGTTTGGCGTGGCTTGCGAGCTGCACCGTGATTGGCGCAACGATGTCGAGGGGCTGGGCACGCTGTTCTCCAATCACATCCCCGACTATCGCAATCTGATGACCAGTTACGACAAGCTGGCGAAGTAG
- a CDS encoding 50S ribosomal protein L25/general stress protein Ctc → MTDFILNAQARTDLGKGASRRLRHSANIPAVVYGGDKEAQSLTIVAKEIAKLFENEAAFSHVIELNVDGAKQNVVVKAMQRHPAKGFIMHADFVRVVAGQKLTAVVPVHFINEEAPIKKGGEVSHVESQIEVSCEAKDLPEFIEVDLAKAEIGTIIHLSDLKAPKGVEFVALAHGDDKAVANVHAPRISAEAAEEDAAE, encoded by the coding sequence ATGACTGATTTCATCCTGAACGCCCAAGCGCGTACTGACCTGGGGAAAGGTGCGAGCCGCCGCCTGCGTCACTCCGCCAACATCCCTGCCGTTGTATACGGTGGCGATAAAGAAGCCCAATCCCTGACCATCGTGGCCAAGGAAATCGCCAAGCTGTTCGAAAACGAAGCTGCCTTCAGCCACGTTATCGAACTGAACGTCGATGGCGCCAAGCAGAACGTCGTGGTCAAGGCCATGCAGCGTCACCCAGCCAAAGGCTTCATCATGCACGCTGACTTTGTTCGCGTGGTTGCTGGCCAGAAGCTGACCGCTGTTGTTCCAGTGCACTTCATCAACGAAGAAGCACCGATCAAGAAAGGCGGCGAAGTTTCGCACGTTGAATCGCAGATCGAAGTTTCCTGCGAAGCCAAAGACCTGCCAGAGTTCATCGAAGTTGACCTGGCCAAGGCCGAAATCGGCACCATCATCCACCTGTCGGACCTGAAAGCTCCGAAAGGCGTAGAGTTCGTCGCTCTGGCCCACGGTGATGACAAAGCTGTTGCCAACGTTCACGCTCCGCGCATTTCCGCCGAAGCTGCTGAAGAAGACGCTGCCGAGTAA
- the lolB gene encoding lipoprotein insertase outer membrane protein LolB — protein MFLRHCITFTLIALLAGCAGFGSREALQGHGDPQQWRAHKAQLSSLDGWQINGKVGIRAPRDSGSGTLFWLQRQDYYDIRLAGPLGRGAARLTGRPGGVVLEVANQGRYEAASPEALLEEQLGWQLPVSHLVWWVRGLPAPDSKSQLTLDGDSRLASLDQDGWQVQYLSYTEQNGYWLPERLKLHGKDLDVTLVVKDWQPRQLGH, from the coding sequence ATGTTCCTGCGCCATTGCATCACCTTCACCCTGATCGCCCTGCTGGCTGGCTGCGCCGGCTTTGGAAGCCGCGAAGCCCTGCAGGGCCACGGCGACCCACAGCAGTGGCGCGCCCATAAAGCACAGTTGAGCAGCCTCGACGGCTGGCAGATCAACGGCAAGGTCGGCATCCGCGCCCCGCGCGATTCCGGCAGCGGCACGCTGTTCTGGCTGCAGCGTCAGGACTATTACGATATCCGCCTTGCCGGCCCACTGGGCCGTGGCGCTGCCCGCCTGACCGGCCGCCCCGGTGGTGTCGTGCTGGAAGTGGCCAACCAGGGCCGCTATGAAGCCGCCAGCCCCGAAGCCCTGCTGGAAGAACAGCTGGGCTGGCAACTGCCGGTCTCGCATCTGGTCTGGTGGGTTCGCGGCCTGCCCGCCCCTGATAGCAAAAGCCAGCTGACCCTCGACGGCGACAGCCGCCTGGCCAGCCTCGACCAGGACGGCTGGCAGGTGCAGTACCTGAGCTACACCGAGCAAAACGGCTACTGGTTGCCCGAGCGCCTGAAGCTGCACGGCAAAGACCTCGACGTAACCCTCGTGGTCAAGGACTGGCAGCCGCGTCAGTTGGGGCACTGA
- the pth gene encoding aminoacyl-tRNA hydrolase produces MTAIQLIVGLGNPGPEYEQTRHNAGALFVERIASAQRVSLTADKKYFGLTAKFSHQGNDVRLLIPTTYMNRSGQAVAALANFFRIKPEAILVAHDELDLPPGVAKLKRGGGHGGHNGLRDIIAQLGNQNDFHRLRLGIGHPGDAKLVSNFVLGRAPRAEQEKLDASIDFALGVLPDVLAGDFAKAMRELHSQKA; encoded by the coding sequence GTGACCGCCATCCAGTTGATCGTCGGCCTGGGTAACCCCGGCCCCGAATACGAACAGACCCGGCATAACGCAGGGGCTCTTTTCGTAGAACGCATTGCCAGCGCCCAGCGGGTATCGCTGACCGCTGACAAGAAATATTTCGGCCTGACGGCTAAGTTCAGCCATCAGGGCAACGACGTTCGTCTGTTGATCCCCACCACCTACATGAACCGCAGCGGCCAGGCCGTGGCGGCATTGGCGAATTTCTTCCGCATCAAGCCGGAAGCAATCCTGGTGGCTCATGACGAACTCGACCTGCCTCCGGGCGTTGCCAAGCTCAAGCGCGGCGGCGGCCATGGGGGGCACAACGGCCTACGCGACATCATCGCGCAGCTCGGCAACCAGAACGACTTCCATCGCCTGCGGCTTGGCATCGGCCACCCAGGTGACGCCAAACTGGTCTCCAACTTCGTCCTGGGCCGCGCGCCGCGCGCCGAGCAGGAGAAGCTCGACGCCAGCATCGATTTTGCCCTCGGCGTGCTGCCGGACGTACTGGCTGGCGACTTCGCCAAGGCCATGCGCGAGTTGCACAGCCAGAAGGCCTGA
- the ispE gene encoding 4-(cytidine 5'-diphospho)-2-C-methyl-D-erythritol kinase — translation MPTLTLPAPAKLNLWLHILGRRPDGYHELETVFQFLDHGDELRFARREDGVIRLHSEIESVPHDSNLIVRAARKLQEQSGTGLGADIWLTKVLPMGGGIGGGSSDAATTLLGLAHLWQLDWDENRLATLGLGLGADVPVFVRGHAAFAQGVGEQLTPVDPEEPWYVVLVPQVSVSTAEIFSHPQLTRDSLPLKMRPVPKGNSRNDCQPVVEQSYPEVRNALNSLGKFTEARLTGTGSCVFGAFPSKAEADKVLALLSVTQTGFVAKGSNISMLHRKLQSLVKKSSA, via the coding sequence ATGCCTACCCTGACCCTGCCCGCCCCGGCCAAGCTCAACCTGTGGCTGCATATCCTTGGCCGCCGCCCTGACGGTTACCACGAACTGGAAACGGTGTTCCAGTTCCTGGACCATGGCGATGAACTGCGCTTTGCCCGGCGCGAGGACGGCGTGATCCGCCTGCATAGCGAAATCGAGTCGGTGCCCCACGACAGCAACTTGATCGTGCGCGCCGCGCGTAAATTGCAGGAGCAGTCTGGCACTGGGCTCGGCGCCGACATCTGGTTGACCAAGGTACTGCCCATGGGCGGCGGCATCGGTGGCGGCAGCTCCGATGCCGCCACCACGCTGCTGGGGCTGGCGCACCTTTGGCAACTGGACTGGGACGAAAATCGCCTGGCTACACTGGGCTTGGGTCTAGGCGCTGATGTGCCAGTGTTCGTGCGTGGCCACGCCGCCTTCGCCCAAGGGGTGGGCGAGCAATTGACGCCGGTAGATCCTGAGGAGCCATGGTACGTCGTGCTGGTGCCGCAAGTGTCTGTCAGCACAGCAGAAATTTTTTCACATCCGCAGTTGACACGTGATTCGCTCCCCCTTAAGATGCGCCCCGTTCCCAAGGGAAACAGTCGAAATGACTGCCAACCGGTGGTAGAGCAGAGTTACCCAGAAGTTCGCAACGCGCTGAATTCTTTGGGCAAATTCACAGAGGCTCGACTAACCGGTACTGGAAGCTGTGTGTTTGGGGCCTTCCCAAGCAAAGCCGAAGCTGATAAAGTTCTGGCCCTTCTTTCAGTGACCCAAACAGGGTTTGTGGCGAAAGGAAGCAATATTTCGATGTTGCATCGCAAGCTGCAAAGTCTGGTCAAGAAGTCGAGCGCATAA
- a CDS encoding ribose-phosphate pyrophosphokinase, which produces MSKMMVFTGNANPDLARRVVRQLHIPLGDVSVGKFSDGEISTEINENVRGKDVFIIQPTCAPTNDNLMELVVMADAFRRSSASRITAVIPYFGYARQDRRPRSARVAISAKVVADMLTVVGIDRVLTVDLHADQIQGFFDIPVDNIYGSPVLVDDIEDQRFENLMIVSPDIGGVVRARAVAKSLGVDLGIIDKRREKANHSEVMHIIGDVEGRTCILVDDMVDTAGTLCHAAKALKEHGAAKVYAYCTHPVLSGRAIENIEKSVLDELVVTNTVPLSAAAQACDRIRQLDIAPVVAEAVRRISNEESISAMFR; this is translated from the coding sequence GTGTCCAAGATGATGGTCTTTACGGGGAACGCTAACCCCGATCTGGCTCGGCGTGTCGTACGTCAGCTGCATATCCCTCTCGGTGATGTCTCTGTCGGTAAATTCTCCGACGGTGAGATCAGCACTGAGATCAATGAAAACGTTCGCGGTAAAGACGTCTTCATTATTCAGCCGACCTGTGCCCCGACCAACGATAACCTGATGGAACTGGTAGTGATGGCCGATGCCTTCCGCCGCTCCTCAGCATCCCGAATCACCGCCGTGATTCCTTACTTCGGATATGCCCGCCAGGACCGCCGTCCGCGTTCGGCACGTGTAGCCATCAGCGCCAAAGTCGTCGCTGACATGCTCACTGTCGTAGGCATCGACCGTGTACTCACCGTCGACCTGCACGCTGACCAGATCCAAGGCTTCTTCGATATTCCTGTCGATAACATCTACGGTTCGCCCGTATTGGTCGACGACATCGAAGACCAGCGTTTCGAGAACCTGATGATCGTTTCCCCGGACATCGGTGGCGTTGTGCGCGCACGCGCCGTTGCCAAGTCCCTGGGTGTAGATCTGGGTATCATCGACAAACGCCGCGAGAAGGCTAACCACTCCGAGGTCATGCACATCATCGGCGACGTCGAAGGGCGCACATGCATCCTGGTAGACGACATGGTCGACACCGCCGGCACCCTGTGCCACGCGGCCAAAGCCTTGAAAGAGCATGGCGCTGCCAAGGTTTACGCCTACTGCACGCACCCTGTTCTGTCGGGCCGTGCGATCGAAAACATCGAGAAGTCGGTCCTGGACGAGCTGGTGGTGACCAACACCGTTCCGCTGTCTGCCGCTGCTCAAGCCTGTGACCGTATCCGCCAGCTGGATATCGCACCGGTTGTTGCCGAAGCGGTTCGCCGCATCAGCAACGAAGAATCGATCAGCGCGATGTTCCGCTAA
- the ychF gene encoding redox-regulated ATPase YchF → MGFNCGIVGLPNVGKSTLFNALTKSGIAAENFPFCTIEPNSGIVPMPDARLAALAEIVKPNRILPTTMEFVDIAGLVAGASKGEGLGNKFLANIRETDAIAHVVRCFEDENVIHVSNSVDPKRDIEIIDLELIFADLDSCEKQLQKVARNAKGGDKDALAQKAILEKLIPHFTEGKPARSLMKNMADDEKALIRGFHLLTSKPVMYIANVAEDGFENNPHLDVVKAIAEEEGAVVVPVCNKIEAEIAELDDGEEKDMFLEALGLEEPGLNRVIRAGYELLNLQTYFTAGVQEVRAWTVRVGATAPQAAGVIHTDFEKGFIRAEVVAYDDFIQFKGESGAKEAGKWRLEGKDYIVKDGDVMHFRFNV, encoded by the coding sequence ATGGGTTTCAATTGCGGCATCGTCGGCCTGCCCAACGTCGGCAAGTCTACCCTGTTCAACGCCCTGACCAAGTCTGGCATCGCGGCGGAGAACTTCCCTTTCTGCACCATCGAGCCGAACAGCGGCATCGTGCCGATGCCCGATGCACGCCTGGCGGCCCTGGCGGAAATCGTCAAGCCCAACCGCATCCTGCCGACCACCATGGAGTTCGTCGACATTGCAGGCCTGGTGGCCGGGGCGTCGAAAGGTGAAGGCCTGGGCAACAAGTTCCTGGCCAACATCCGTGAAACCGATGCCATCGCCCATGTGGTGCGCTGCTTCGAAGATGAAAACGTGATCCACGTTTCCAATAGCGTCGACCCCAAGCGTGACATCGAGATTATCGACCTCGAACTGATCTTTGCCGACCTGGACAGCTGCGAAAAACAGCTGCAGAAAGTTGCCCGCAATGCCAAGGGCGGCGACAAGGATGCCCTGGCCCAGAAGGCGATCCTGGAGAAGCTCATCCCGCACTTCACCGAAGGCAAGCCTGCGCGCAGCCTGATGAAGAACATGGCTGATGATGAAAAGGCCCTGATCCGCGGCTTCCACCTGCTGACCAGCAAACCTGTGATGTACATCGCCAACGTGGCCGAAGACGGCTTCGAGAACAACCCGCACCTGGACGTGGTCAAGGCCATTGCCGAAGAAGAAGGCGCGGTCGTGGTGCCGGTGTGCAACAAGATCGAAGCGGAAATCGCCGAGCTGGACGACGGTGAAGAGAAAGATATGTTCCTCGAGGCCCTGGGCCTGGAAGAGCCTGGCCTGAACCGTGTAATCCGTGCCGGTTACGAGCTACTCAACCTGCAAACGTACTTCACTGCTGGCGTGCAGGAAGTGCGCGCGTGGACCGTGCGCGTCGGCGCCACCGCCCCGCAGGCCGCAGGGGTGATCCACACCGACTTCGAGAAAGGCTTCATCCGCGCCGAAGTGGTGGCCTACGACGACTTCATCCAGTTCAAGGGTGAAAGCGGTGCCAAGGAAGCCGGCAAATGGCGCCTTGAAGGCAAGGACTACATCGTCAAAGACGGTGACGTTATGCACTTCCGCTTCAACGTGTAA
- a CDS encoding tetratricopeptide repeat protein, producing MNRPYALLLAFALLQGCQSLAPHNAAPTVAEAGKGEAEKPVVYGSFSQDTLYSLLVAELAGQRNRFDIALANYTDQAQKTQDPGVSERAYRIAEYLGADEPALDSALIWAKNDPQNLDAQRAAAIQLARAGRYDDAMVYMEKVLQGQGDTHFDFLALSAAETDQGTRDGLMQSFDRLLVKYPNNSQLVFGKALLLNQDGKAQEALDLLEAHPVQNGEIAPTLLRARLLQALDRGPEALPLLRGAIRDNPDDKRLRLTYARTLVEQDRMADAKAEFLSLVQQYPDDDESRYALALVCLENQDWDEAEVYLRELIERDSNVDAAHLNLGRIAEERHDPAGALREYALVGPGPDYLPAQLRQADILIANGRGTEASRLLAEARDAQPDSAVQLYLIESESYSNNNKDAQADQVLQQALKRYPDDLNLLYTRAMLAEKRNDLPLMEKDLRAIIDREPDNSMALNALGYTLADRTTRYSEAQALIEKAHQLTPDDPAVLDSMGWINYRLGRLDEAENYLRQAFARFPDHEVAAHLGEVLWANGKRREARQVWAKGFEAQADSPILRKTLLRLTGSETL from the coding sequence ATGAACAGACCCTACGCACTGCTGCTTGCCTTCGCCCTGCTCCAGGGCTGCCAGAGCCTGGCTCCGCACAATGCCGCGCCCACCGTTGCCGAGGCCGGCAAAGGCGAGGCAGAAAAGCCTGTGGTGTATGGGTCGTTTTCACAGGACACCCTGTACAGCCTGCTGGTGGCCGAACTGGCCGGCCAGCGCAACCGCTTTGATATCGCCCTGGCCAACTACACCGACCAGGCGCAGAAGACCCAGGATCCTGGCGTCTCCGAGCGTGCCTACCGCATCGCCGAATACTTGGGCGCAGACGAACCGGCCCTGGACAGCGCATTGATCTGGGCCAAGAACGACCCGCAGAACCTCGACGCCCAGCGCGCTGCTGCCATTCAGCTGGCCCGGGCCGGGCGTTACGATGACGCCATGGTCTACATGGAGAAAGTGCTACAGGGCCAGGGCGACACCCACTTCGACTTCCTTGCCCTGTCGGCCGCCGAGACCGATCAGGGTACCCGCGACGGCTTGATGCAGAGCTTCGACCGTCTATTGGTCAAGTACCCGAACAACAGCCAACTGGTGTTCGGCAAGGCGCTGTTGCTGAACCAGGACGGCAAAGCGCAGGAGGCACTGGACCTGCTCGAAGCCCACCCGGTTCAAAATGGCGAAATCGCCCCAACTCTGTTGCGCGCTCGCCTGCTACAGGCCCTGGATCGGGGCCCGGAAGCATTGCCACTGCTGCGAGGGGCAATCCGCGACAACCCGGATGACAAGCGCCTGCGCCTGACCTACGCGCGCACCCTGGTCGAACAGGACCGCATGGCCGACGCCAAGGCTGAATTCCTGAGCCTGGTGCAGCAGTACCCGGACGACGACGAGTCGCGATACGCCCTGGCATTGGTCTGCCTGGAAAACCAGGATTGGGACGAAGCCGAGGTGTACCTGCGCGAGCTCATCGAGCGCGACAGCAACGTCGACGCCGCCCACCTGAACCTCGGGCGGATTGCCGAGGAGCGCCATGACCCGGCAGGAGCGCTACGCGAATACGCGTTGGTCGGCCCCGGCCCGGACTACCTGCCGGCACAGCTGCGCCAGGCCGATATCCTGATTGCCAATGGCCGCGGCACCGAGGCCTCGCGCCTGCTTGCCGAAGCTCGCGACGCGCAGCCGGACAGCGCCGTACAGCTGTACCTGATCGAATCGGAAAGCTACAGCAACAACAACAAGGACGCTCAAGCCGACCAGGTGCTCCAGCAAGCCCTCAAACGCTACCCAGACGACCTGAATCTGCTCTATACCCGCGCCATGCTGGCGGAAAAACGCAACGACCTGCCACTGATGGAAAAAGACCTGCGCGCCATCATCGATCGCGAGCCAGACAATTCCATGGCACTCAACGCCTTGGGCTATACCCTGGCCGATCGCACCACTCGCTACAGCGAAGCTCAAGCACTGATCGAGAAGGCCCATCAGCTGACCCCGGATGACCCTGCCGTGCTCGACAGCATGGGCTGGATCAACTATCGGCTCGGGCGCCTCGACGAGGCTGAAAACTACCTGCGCCAGGCTTTCGCCCGCTTCCCAGACCACGAAGTAGCCGCTCACCTGGGCGAAGTGCTTTGGGCCAACGGCAAACGCCGTGAAGCCCGCCAAGTCTGGGCCAAAGGTTTCGAAGCCCAGGCCGACAGCCCTATCCTGCGCAAGACCCTCTTGCGCCTGACCGGATCCGAGACTCTTTAA